In Phragmites australis chromosome 18, lpPhrAust1.1, whole genome shotgun sequence, the genomic window CCCTGCCCATCGGCATGTCTCTTTGCTTCAGCTCAAGAACACTACTCCTCCGGGTTTCCGCTTCTTTAGTTCGGTCGAAGAATTATAGGTTCGTGGTAATGGAAGAGTTAAATGAGGGAGATGTCTCTCGGACTTATGGGTGGGAAGTGTAACGGGTGTTGCAGGCAGCCTATTTGATCCTAGCGTTCCATTTGATTCCCTTGTTTTGCTTGCTGGGACATTATAATGCTTCAGTGTTCGATTGCATCCTATCCAATGGTGTTTATAGATGTACAGCTTAAAAATTTAGAGTGCTATACATACACCTAATTGTTGGAATGCTGATAGGACAAGGGGCTGCAGCACTGTAGGCCGGTTTTAGCACGGTACAATAACTATCGGAGATGTTGCATCTTCTTCCATTTCTTGTACGTATTTGCACTTGGTCATCATAAGTTTCGTGCACCAACTAGGTGACCCAAAAGGTTACGATTCTGAGGAAATGTGGGGAATTTACTTCAATATGCCCATAGTAAAAAGGCCACCACAATGGCTTGTGTTTCTCTGCATGTTCTTGCAAAATGCCACAAGCTATAACTGGGCTTCTTGCAAAATGCCACCTAGATTAAGAAGTGTGTGACGGAATGATTATTTGTCAATCTTAATATTGTGTTGAGGTGGTAGATCCTTGCACTCGAAGTTAAGACACAATTTTCgtccttcttttttttaagaaaatctaCTAAAGTAACCAAGTTGGTGTTTATGTTGTTGCAGTGTAAATGGTCAACATTAACGTTGCTCTGCTTACATGTCAATTACCCTTTTGACCTATTTATCACATTCTGTTCTATTTGTGTAAGAACTCACTAAACTTGGCATTTTCTTGTAGATGACTTGTTCCGATGCTGTGGCTGAGCACCAATGGATAGAGTACGTAAAGTCAGGAGGAACAGTTCCTTGTCTAGCACCTGAAAACTGCCCTAATGGCTGGGCTACTCCTCCTAGTGACTCATTTATGGTCAGAGGCCCAGAATATCTTACAAATAAGGTAAAAATACCAGGTGGGGAATATCTTCTAAAGCCTCTTGGATTCGATTGGATCAGAGGCCCAGCAAAAATCTGTGAGATCATGAAAGACAAGAACCATCGTATTAGGAAAGCCATCGATGAGGAAGTATCACATGGTAATCAGCCTTTTGTCTGGGCCTTCAACTTGCAACTGCCCAAGGATAACTACAGCGCACTATTCTATTTTGTATCACTAGAACCTTCACCTGAAGGCTCGCTTATGGATCAATTCTTGAAAGGGGATGATGCTTTCCGGAACTCTAGGCTTAAGTTAATTGCTAACATAGTTAAGGGGCCGTGGATTGTCCGAACAGCTGTGGGTGAACAAGCCATCTGTATACTGGGGAGAGCTCTCTCATGCAAGTATATTCAAGGATCAAACTTCATTGAAGTTGATGTGGATATCGGATCTTCTATAGTTGCAAATGCAATTGTTCATTTGGCATTTGGCTATGTCACGACGCTAACTGTAGACTTGGCTTTCCTTATCGAGAGTCAAACTGAATCAGAGCTCCCTGAGAGACTTCTTGGAGCTGTAAGGTTCTCTGAGTTAAATCCGGGTTCAGCTGGTTTGTACGAAAGGCCATCTGAAGAGCGTCAAGAAAGCGTGCAGTTTCTGCCTGCAAGAATGTGGCAGGGTTTCTCTCAGCTGTTACGCAATCCAGGCAACCCGAGGGAGCCATCCCTTAGTTCACAAAGTACTAATGGAAATGTGCACATCGAATATGCAAATGAGAACGCTAAATGGTAAGTACTTATCTAGTGTCCTGTAAATGGCTTTTCATTTGAATGTTGTCTTGAGCCTTCAACAGATAAACGAAATATCTCTAGTGCAcatattaaagaaaaaacttgTCATATGACTTTGGAGCAGTATCAACAGATTGAGATCCATTGATAAGTTATTACTTGCCTCATGAGTCCTGAACAATCAACCACCTTTTACTTTCTTTCCAATTTTCTATATTATCTTGTTGTGGCTACTATATCAATTATTGTCTGCACCACTGTGCTGGTATCATTCTGTCATATTGTTGAGATCTGTCGACAAATTGTTGCCCATGTTTGATGAGGCTTTATCGTGTGAAATAATGAGATTTTGTGCTGCTCTCTTGCAGATATTCTTCAACTCCCTATTAGAAGAGATTGAAATTATATCTTCATTGATGGGGGATAAATCATTGCATCGTGATTCActtgtaaaaattatatatactgGCCACAGACAAACTACATCAGTGCATCACTATGTACACAAACTGAATGTGTCTTAGATGAATTTATTCTCTTCTGGAAGAACTGTATAAAGTCCAGGAAAATGTTTCGTTCTCAGATCCTTTGTACAGATTATAACTGCAcaaatgaagagagagagaaatgtaTCTGATGATGAAGTGTGATGAAAGCCACACCATTCTGATAGGCACCATGAAAGGATATATATAGTTTGCTTCGATGCAATTGTTTTAGACTTAGGATTCCCTAAATTCTTTTTGCGACTCTTAGGAACTCAGGAGTTTTTCCTTATTTCTAGAGGAATTACTGCTGTTTTGTGGAATTCACGCGCCTCAAACGGATCTTTAGGGATTTTTGGGACCAAGGATTATTCTAAGGTGCCGTTTGGATGTAGGTTGGAATGGTGTGGGTTTTGGATGGGAAATAAAAATCTTTTCCTATTCTCATGTTTGGCTGCATTAGATTGGGTTTGGGAAATGAATGCAAAAATGACTGAAGTACCCTTTCTTACTATGAGGAGTTTATTTTGTATAAGGACAGTTTCATAATTTACAAGTTATAATTCAAATCCTCCACCACAACCCACCCCGCTAGGATATGAACTGTGGGAAATAAGATTTCCATGATAACCCTATCCTAGACCTTATTCTTTTCCCAATCCTATGATCCAATGTTAGAAAAAACTTAACAACAATTTCCCATTCCCACCCCTCAAAATCCTCATGTATCCTTTGCAGAAAGAGGATAGTACCTCAATGTTATGTCAATTTAACGTAGGAAATTTGTAAGAATTTTTACATTCAAAATTTCTATTTTGCGAGCAAAGTTGCAAGTAGGGATGACAATTTTACCCGATTACCCATTTACCCGTGGTTAAATATCCTAATAGGACCAGATATGAGTAGCATTTGTTACCTGTGGGTATGTTCATGGAAGAAAAATACTACCCAACGGGTATATGGGTACGGGTAATAGTAAGATATACCTATATCCGTGACACCAGTCGTATAAATCTACGACAAGTGGACCTATTTCTCTAAACCCTAACATTCCACATCCAGACAGTATGAATCTATGCTCTCTCCCACTACCCAACTCTCTCCCCCTTGGTTCCCGTCGCATTGCACCGCCCCACGTCGCCGCCTCACGCTACCCCATGGGTAAATGGGTATATCCGTAGGTGACGGGTTTGATCCCCACTCTTCGCTCACGGGCCTTCGTGGGTATACCCGTGGACATGGTAAAAATTAGTGGATACAAATATGGATGAGCACTACCTGTATCCGTCATACCGATTGCCACCCCTAATTGTAGGGGAAATTAACCTTTGTTTGCCATTGTTAAGACTAGCACCTCTTCAAATGCCACCCTTTTCATTGTCCTTCATAATTTGCCATGGGAGATATATTACTTCTCATTCACGTGATTGTGAAAATGCcactagagagagagaaaacctTTATGAAGACTCTTTTGCCCctatctttcttcttccttgtccATGCGCCATGGGTAGCTAGCCGCACTGTGTATTCCTCGGTGGTGTAGAGTTGGAGGTTGAGGAGTAGTGGTACATGCGTCTCCTCGACCTTGGTCGCGACCGTGACACATGCGACGGTAGCAAGGTGCGCCATCCACGACCGGTCGCTGAGCCAGAGCGCATCGCCAAGAAAGCACCAATCGAGGTTCGTGGTGGCAAGCGCAGAGAAGCCCAGCCTCGCCACGACCTGAGCCGCCCACCTGATCATCACCTCCCTCCCTGTTGGACCATCGTACccatcctccttctcctcacCCGTCGGTGGTAGCAACATCCCCTCATTTCCCCTGAGCACCTCGAACAGCGCTGACAACTCGTCATCAAGAACCGCTGCGCGTTGCGCCGCTCGAGCCACCACTTGGTTTATTCGTTGATTGAGCTTTTGTCCTGCTTGCTTGCACGGCTTGCTCTAACAAGTTGTAAATTTCAGATCTTGTACCTTTGATGTTCGGTGGATCTGCTCATCACCATACCCGAGGAGTGGGTGCTCACGGTCATATGAGCTATCGGTGATGGAGAAGAGAGTAGGAGAAGAAAAGACCTTGGTGCCCCTAACCTAGTGATGAAAGTGGCATAGGAATAGGAAGTTGTCAGGGTAAATTATGAAGGACCACGAAGAAGGTGGCGTTTGAAGAGCTGCAACTCTTAAGAGGGGTAAAAAGTTAATTTCCCCGTAGCTGCGAGGTTCAGTCGGACTCGTGCTTCGACAGAAGCAACCAAGAGTATCCTCTGTCACCTCCTTTCCTCCTCGGCATCGCATTGGAGGCGGCGATTTCCCAACCACGAGTCGATCTCCTCCTCTCGGAGCGGCAGCGAATCTGACAACTCCTAGCCGAGCGGAGGCGGCGAGTCCATGATGGTCGCCGCCGGCGGAGTCTGACATGCCCAACCGCTCCGCCGCTGCATCGTCGTCGCCCCTCTCCCCCGCCGACGGCTTCCTCCGCGGTAACCATCAGTCCCTCCTCTCGTTCGCGTTCTTGCTCCTCAGGGGAATTCCGTCTAGCACCTTGCTTACCTGCGCGatctttgcttctttctttggGGTTGGATTGAGCAGTGAAGGACGGCGTGGACGAGATGATCGAGTACGTCGCCAACGAGCCCTCCGTCGGACTCTACTTCGTCCAGCAGCACGCCCGGGCGTCCATGcccctcctcctcgacgtcAAGGTCCAGGGCCTCCATCCTTAGCTTGCCCCCTGTTTAGTACTAGCCTAACGACGATGCCTTTGTTCATGTCACATTGTTCGTTAGGGTTAAGATTCATGTCAGTTCATCGTGTGCCGATCTGGCTTGCGGCATCGCATATCGTCCTAAGAGCTGAATGGAAATCAAAGACTTGGCCTTTATTGAGAGAAATGTTGAACAAGATTGGGATTTCGATGTAATATGTGCTGCAGTAATAGCGAAGTAGTTAGGATGTATCTATTTAGCACGTGTTAGTTAGCTACATGTGGAATTGAGTTCATGTATATCCCTGCCCACTACCGTGATGATAACATGGAATTGTTTCTCCACTCTATTGCTTGATCTAATCTAATTCCTTGGTGTTAGATATCAACCTGATTCCTATAGTTTGGGTACACGTCAAGTTAAACTTGTGCTGAATGAGCTAATAGGATTCTAGCTGATGCAGGATATGGTTTGATCTAAGTTACtgcttttaatatatttttgcttGGATGGAGCAAAAGCAATTTGATGCATGCTTGAGTAAGAAGTAGAATTATCTGAACTAATATCTAATGTGCCTTTATGAAACAACAAAGTAATACTGGGTACTGCTAATTTTCTGACCTGTATAgtgacttgatcttttcttgtTAGTGGGTACAACGAAACCAAGCTGAGGTATTTAACGACATTTTTTTTTGGGACAACAACATAGTAACATGAGCTTTGTTTCTACCATCAGGGTAAGGTCGTAGAAAAGACTCATGAGGTAACACTGCATACTGAAGACATGGAAGATTCTATTTGTGCTGTGAGATCCATGGCTGAGTTTGGACTTCCACTTGCTGatgatatgatcaaggacataAATAAATCTCTGCAAATAATGTCAAAGGCCCAACCAAAGAGAGGGTACAAATATACCAATCTTGGGagctttcttttatttttccttgCTATGTCTTAAAAAATTGCATATTTTCATTTTGCCTGATACAATGGTGGAGTCCCCTAATATGCTCAATTTATTTCATCCATTTCACTTTTGTGGTTATAAAAGTCCGGCCTTTTTTCCTTATTCATTAAGAACAGTCCAACTTGATATGGCATATGTGTAGGCTGAAGTTGATTAAGGTCACTCTGCTTTTAATTGAGCTCTCCAGTTAGGTTTGAAACTCAAATCTTTGTGGCATCACTAAACCACTATAGAACTACGGCTCGACCAACCCATTAGCTCTCTTACTGTACAATATTATTTCTTTGCTGAACATCATCTTCTCTAGTTGGCTTTAAGAAGAGAATTATTGCATTCAGGTTGATCCAGAACCCCAGTTGGGGGTTCCAATTCGGCAAAAGCCCAGGAACATGGGATGATTTGAGTGCGGCCAATGGAGGAAGTAGCCAGAACTACCTTTCTTCCATGTTCAACACTGCCAAGCGAAAGGCATCTGGTCTCAGATGGCCACAGCCCgattttacaacaaaagatgacAGTAGTGAGAATTCAGCATCATCTGTCGCGCCAGAATCATCACAAGCTGGTGGACAAGGTGCATCTATGCCAGATACAGAAAGGGATGAACTCCCCATTTCAAGCCAGTTGTCAGATGGTAGAACTGCTACAAACCAGAGCTTGCCTGCTACTGATATCTCCAAAATGGTGGAGACTTACAATAAGttcaaagaagaacaagaactcAAACTGCAGGAATGGCTTAGAGAGTCTGAAGAAGCTGAAGACAATAAGGAGTGAGGAGGTTATAGCTGCTTCAGCTTTGCGCCAAAAAGAGTGCATCGGAACATACCATATATCCGACTGCATGCATTTCCAACTTAAAAACAGAACACGTTGTCTGTTCATGAAGCAGAGCGTGTAATTATG contains:
- the LOC133899513 gene encoding protein ENHANCED DISEASE RESISTANCE 2-like, which translates into the protein MTCSDAVAEHQWIEYVKSGGTVPCLAPENCPNGWATPPSDSFMVRGPEYLTNKVKIPGGEYLLKPLGFDWIRGPAKICEIMKDKNHRIRKAIDEEVSHGNQPFVWAFNLQLPKDNYSALFYFVSLEPSPEGSLMDQFLKGDDAFRNSRLKLIANIVKGPWIVRTAVGEQAICILGRALSCKYIQGSNFIEVDVDIGSSIVANAIVHLAFGYVTTLTVDLAFLIESQTESELPERLLGAVRFSELNPGSAGLYERPSEERQESVQFLPARMWQGFSQLLRNPGNPREPSLSSQSTNGNVHIEYANENAK
- the LOC133899687 gene encoding uncharacterized protein LOC133899687, with the protein product MPNRSAAASSSPLSPADGFLRVKDGVDEMIEYVANEPSVGLYFVQQHARASMPLLLDVKGKVVEKTHEVTLHTEDMEDSICAVRSMAEFGLPLADDMIKDINKSLQIMSKAQPKRGLIQNPSWGFQFGKSPGTWDDLSAANGGSSQNYLSSMFNTAKRKASGLRWPQPDFTTKDDSSENSASSVAPESSQAGGQGASMPDTERDELPISSQLSDGRTATNQSLPATDISKMVETYNKFKEEQELKLQEWLRESEEAEDNKE